In the Apteryx mantelli isolate bAptMan1 chromosome 13, bAptMan1.hap1, whole genome shotgun sequence genome, one interval contains:
- the LOC106498863 gene encoding TLR adapter interacting with SLC15A4 on the lysosome-like, with protein MLAEGILTGLVYKENCDQDKSHKCHATEKDKEGIWREKLVDKPKIKEFAAGHEKQDKITAKSSKMEHKRDPYWKSVEELPARDQKVLVRGTISPALHIPKREQNNEQLDLYRSWSCNSIYQNYPDLHIGGDHVGDHTCDSGCVLDHVCDELPDGPVLLSVDIPQGQSPVSEHLEKPGIKSLSRDETGERSMMLCEEPLSNSMLNNYMERKVAELYKQFFEENLARCGSVTNLLTCSLIRNNLNQISFQISQEQNIETSKAREVLLHSLALFSLHNATNGNSSEFSTPNLQISNPACVEKSCRIQFTS; from the coding sequence ATGTTGGCAGAAGGCATCTTAACTGGACTTGTATATAAAGAAAACTGTGATCAAGATAAGTCTCACAAATGTCATGCAACTGAAAAGGATAAGGAGGGAATCTGGAGAGAAAAACTTGTAGACAAACCAAAAATTAAAGAGTTTGCTGCTGGACATGAGAAGCAGGACAAGATCACTGCTAAAAGTAGCAAAATGGAACACAAGAGAGACCCTTACTGGAAATCTGTAGAAGAGTTACCTGCAAGAGATCAGAAAGTACTTGTTAGAGGAACCATATCACCAGCTTTACATATTcccaaaagagaacaaaataatGAACAGCTGGATTTATATAGATCCTGGTCATGCAACAGCATTTATCAAAACTATCCTGACTTGCATATTGGGGGAGACCATGTGGGCGACCATACATGTGATTCAGGTTGTGTTTTGGACCATGTGTGTGATGAACTTCCTGATggtcctgttctgctctctgtAGATATTCCTCAAGGTCAATCCCCTGTATCTGAGCATCTTGAAAAGCCAGGTATAAAGTCCCTGTCCAGAGATGAAACTGGAGAAAGGAGTATGATGCTCTGTGAAGAGCCTCTTTCAAACTCCATGCTCAACAACTACATGGAAAGAAAAGTGGCAGAGCTCTATAAACAGTTTTTTGAAGAAAACTTGGCCAGGTGTGGTTCTGTAACAAACCTCCTGACTTGCAGTTTGATAAGGAATAACTTGAATCAGATAAGCTTTCAGATATCCCAGGAGCAGAATATAGAAACATCTAAAGCCAGAGAGGTGCTCTTACATTCTTTAGCTTTGTTTAGTTTGCATAATGCTACCAATGGAAATAGCTCTGAATTTAGTACTCCAAACTTACAGATCTCAAACCCAGCATGTGTGGAAAAGAGCTGCAGGATACAGTTCACATCATAA